One window from the genome of Paenibacillus azoreducens encodes:
- a CDS encoding MGMT family protein: MQPFTQAVIEQIKSIPAGKVMTYGGIAAAAGSPRAARQVVRILHSMSGKYDLPWHRVVNAKGEIALLDDESRFRQRSLLEDEGVEFGLNGRIDLSVYGA; the protein is encoded by the coding sequence ATGCAGCCATTTACGCAGGCCGTTATTGAACAGATCAAATCCATCCCCGCAGGAAAGGTCATGACTTACGGCGGTATTGCAGCCGCAGCCGGAAGCCCGCGCGCCGCCAGGCAAGTCGTCAGAATTCTGCATTCCATGAGCGGCAAATACGATCTGCCCTGGCACCGGGTCGTCAACGCCAAGGGCGAAATCGCCCTGCTTGATGACGAATCCCGGTTTCGGCAGCGATCCCTGCTTGAAGATGAAGGGGTCGAATTCGGCCTAAACGGCCGGATTGATCTATCCGTGTATGGAGCTTAG